A stretch of Betaproteobacteria bacterium DNA encodes these proteins:
- a CDS encoding site-specific integrase, giving the protein MGRTKTSGICTDAEGNKTIDKRVAGERVYARLGPVSHEDAERWLANQVQRIRLAKEGGTRPRVTFREAAAKYLSDYRDTVATIDVAAWHIETLDPWIGDRYLEEVHDETVRAFKEYRLKNDKVSLTTVNRAIEIVRRILNLAARVWRHPNGMTWLQTAPLMTIERNRGARRPYPLSWEEQDLLFGALPDFNRAMAVFKVNTGLRDQEVCGLRWSWELKVEALGVSVFIVPGEYVKNREDRLVVLGNEARAAVEQMRGRDPEYVFAYQRPRLRDPSVYKSAPSKARPIETMNNTAWQSARKRAAEKYREILGREAPWGFANVRVHDLKHTFGRRLRAAGVPEETRAVLLGHKTRSMPTHYSVAELAELLTAVNRIDRSLATPAITVLRAVA; this is encoded by the coding sequence GCCGCACAAAGACCAGTGGCATCTGCACCGATGCCGAAGGAAACAAGACCATCGACAAACGAGTCGCCGGAGAGCGAGTCTACGCGCGCCTCGGACCGGTCAGTCACGAGGACGCTGAGCGCTGGCTTGCCAACCAGGTCCAGCGGATCCGGCTCGCCAAGGAAGGCGGAACGCGTCCTCGCGTTACTTTCCGAGAAGCTGCGGCGAAGTACCTGAGTGACTACCGAGATACGGTCGCGACGATCGATGTGGCAGCCTGGCACATTGAGACGCTCGACCCGTGGATCGGTGACCGGTATCTCGAGGAAGTCCACGATGAGACGGTACGAGCCTTCAAGGAGTACCGGCTCAAGAACGACAAGGTGAGCCTGACCACGGTCAATCGGGCGATCGAAATCGTGAGGCGCATTCTCAACTTGGCGGCACGCGTTTGGAGACATCCGAACGGCATGACGTGGTTGCAGACGGCGCCGCTGATGACGATCGAACGGAATCGTGGGGCTCGCCGGCCGTATCCGCTGTCGTGGGAAGAGCAGGACCTGTTGTTCGGGGCGTTACCCGATTTCAATCGGGCGATGGCCGTGTTCAAGGTGAACACGGGCCTGCGGGACCAGGAAGTCTGTGGCTTGCGGTGGTCGTGGGAGTTGAAGGTCGAGGCGCTTGGCGTGAGTGTGTTCATCGTGCCTGGTGAGTACGTCAAGAACCGCGAGGACCGCCTCGTGGTTCTGGGCAACGAGGCGCGCGCAGCAGTGGAGCAGATGCGTGGCCGGGATCCCGAGTACGTCTTCGCGTACCAGCGTCCCCGACTGCGTGATCCCAGCGTCTACAAGAGCGCGCCGAGCAAGGCACGACCGATCGAGACGATGAACAACACCGCTTGGCAGAGCGCCAGGAAGCGCGCAGCAGAGAAGTATCGGGAGATTCTGGGGCGGGAGGCACCGTGGGGATTCGCCAACGTTCGTGTTCACGACCTGAAGCACACCTTCGGAAGAAGGTTGCGGGCGGCTGGCGTACCGGAGGAAACACGCGCGGTGCTCCTTGGACACAAGACCCGGAGCATGCCGACTCACTACTCCGTTGCCGAACTGGCGGAACTGCTGACTGCGGTGAATCGGATAGATCGATCGCTCGCGACACCGGCGATTACGGTGCTGCGCGCGGTTGCGTGA